The sequence below is a genomic window from Halosolutus gelatinilyticus.
GCGACGATCGTCCTCACCGTCGCGATCGGCTACGGGCTGGAACGGCTCGACCCCGATCCCGACCTCCAGCCGCGGGAGGCGCTGTTGCTCGTTGCGATCTCGTGGCTCGCCGTGGCGATCGTCGGGGCGATCCCGTACGTTCTCGCCGGCTACGGACCGGGATCGCAATCGGCCCTCGCACACCCAGTGAACGCGCTCTTCGAGTCGATGTCCGGGTTCACGACCACCGGGGCGACGGTGATGGGCGACATCTCGTTCGAGCGCCACTCCCACGCGATCCTCATGTGGCGACAACTCACCCAGTGGCTCGGCGGGATGGGGATCATCGTGCTGATGATCGCGATCCTCCCTGAACTCGCCGTCAACGGGGCTCAGCTCATCCGCGCCGAGGCTCCAGGGCCGGAACTCCAGAAACTCACGCCGAAGATCGCCGAGACGGCGCGGATCCTCTGGCTGGTCTACTTCGGCTTCACCGTCGTCTACATCGCGATCCTTTACGGGCTCCAGTTGGTCGGGCTCGCGGAGAACATGACGTTCTACAACGCGGTCGCCCACGGGTTCACGACCCTGCCGACGGGTGGATTCTCTCCGGAAGCCAACAGCATCGCGGCGTTCGTCCCCATCGTCCAGTGGGTCGTCATCCCCTTCATGGCGATTGCGGGGACGAACTTCGCACTGTTTTGGTTTCTGCTCCGCGGCGAACCGCTTCGGTTCATCCGAAACACCGAGTTTCGTGCCTACGCGGGCGCGATAGCCGTTCTGACGGCGATCACCGGCGCGCTCCTCTACGGCGGGGCGGCGCCGGCGCTGGGCGATCTCGGCGGGTCGACCGAGGGAACGATCGAACCGGCGCTCAGGCAGGCCACGTTCCAGATCGTGTCGCTGCTGAACTCCACGGGGTACGCGACGAGCGACTTTGCGGAGTGGGACGCGAACACCCAGATCGTCCTCCTGTTCGCGATGTTCGTCGGCGGCAGCGCGGGTTCGACCGGCGGCGGCATCAAGGTCATCCGCTGGCTGATCATCCTGAAGTTCGCCCACCGGGAGCTGTTCACCGCCGCCCACCCCGAGGCCGTCCGGCCGATCAGGCTCGGCGGCTACGTCGTCGACGAGGACGCCGTCCGCGGCGTCCTCGGCTTCTCGTTCATCTACGTTATCATCTTCGGCG
It includes:
- a CDS encoding TrkH family potassium uptake protein, producing MSVRIDWRASLALTGTVLKYLALTMFVPLAVALIYREHILEFAATIVLTVAIGYGLERLDPDPDLQPREALLLVAISWLAVAIVGAIPYVLAGYGPGSQSALAHPVNALFESMSGFTTTGATVMGDISFERHSHAILMWRQLTQWLGGMGIIVLMIAILPELAVNGAQLIRAEAPGPELQKLTPKIAETARILWLVYFGFTVVYIAILYGLQLVGLAENMTFYNAVAHGFTTLPTGGFSPEANSIAAFVPIVQWVVIPFMAIAGTNFALFWFLLRGEPLRFIRNTEFRAYAGAIAVLTAITGALLYGGAAPALGDLGGSTEGTIEPALRQATFQIVSLLNSTGYATSDFAEWDANTQIVLLFAMFVGGSAGSTGGGIKVIRWLIILKFAHRELFTAAHPEAVRPIRLGGYVVDEDAVRGVLGFSFIYVIIFGVSAVLIALDASRTGQIELTALDAISASIATLGNIGPGFGPIGPFGSYNGFPMTSKLLMVFLMWIGRLEIIPALVLLTGAFWNR